A region of Thermobifida halotolerans DNA encodes the following proteins:
- a CDS encoding copper chaperone PCu(A)C, with translation MNTSTPALLAIGAAAVLALSGCGTQNTDQPKEHGSAMGSAEAGDLTVEGAWLAEPAQPSMTAGYLTITNSGDGDVSLTEAETSLSDRTELHTVETTESGASQMTPVDTIPVPAGETVELASGGLHIMVLEMERPPEVGDTATITLTFDNGETVEVEAPVRERAGSGGHRPGDEQP, from the coding sequence GTGAACACATCCACCCCCGCCCTCCTCGCCATCGGCGCCGCCGCCGTGCTCGCCCTGTCCGGCTGCGGTACCCAGAACACCGACCAGCCCAAGGAACACGGCTCCGCCATGGGCAGCGCCGAGGCCGGCGACCTCACCGTCGAAGGGGCGTGGCTGGCCGAACCCGCACAGCCGTCGATGACCGCCGGCTACCTCACCATCACCAACAGCGGTGACGGCGACGTCTCCCTGACCGAGGCGGAGACGTCACTGTCGGACCGGACCGAACTGCACACCGTGGAGACCACCGAAAGCGGTGCGTCGCAGATGACGCCCGTCGACACGATTCCGGTCCCCGCGGGCGAGACTGTCGAACTCGCCTCCGGAGGCCTCCACATCATGGTGCTGGAAATGGAGCGGCCCCCCGAGGTCGGCGACACCGCCACCATCACCCTGACCTTCGACAACGGTGAGACCGTCGAGGTCGAAGCCCCGGTACGGGAGCGTGCCGGAAGCGGCGGGCACCGCCCGGGAGACGAACAGCCATGA
- a CDS encoding MBL fold metallo-hydrolase: protein MLFTQYYLDCLSHASYLIADEGTGRAVVVDPKRDITDYLADAEEKGLTIEAVINTHFHADFVAGHLELAERTGAWIGYGSRAETEYPSRKLADGERIALGDVVLEIMETPGHTPESISIVVHEHVDDTVPYGVLTGDALFIGDVGRPDLLASLGSTADELGRMLYDSVQHKLMGLHDDVRVFPAHGAGSACGKNLSTERWSTIGEQRRTNYACRPMDESTFLALVTAGQPAAPSYFAYDAVLNRKQRGVLDTEKIVVALSAEDFLARRASGAVVVDSRDPQEYAAGHLRGSINVPVDGRFAETAGSVLKPGTPLLVVAPEGQEAQTLVRLARVGFDTAEGYLPEPESVFVTVPEEMENASRRTAAALSEDLRGDEPPVVLDVRNQGERDQGAVPGSLHIPLAELPARLGEVPIGRPIVVHCAGGYRSSVAASLLRAEGVPNVSDLLGGYAAFEALHQTV from the coding sequence ATGCTGTTCACGCAGTACTACCTCGACTGCCTGTCCCACGCGTCCTACCTGATCGCCGACGAGGGCACCGGCCGGGCCGTCGTGGTCGACCCCAAACGCGACATCACCGACTACCTCGCGGACGCCGAGGAGAAGGGGTTGACCATCGAGGCGGTCATCAACACCCACTTCCACGCCGACTTCGTCGCCGGGCACCTGGAGCTGGCCGAGCGCACCGGCGCGTGGATCGGCTACGGAAGCCGTGCCGAGACCGAGTACCCCAGTCGGAAGCTGGCCGACGGCGAGCGGATCGCGCTGGGTGACGTCGTCCTGGAGATCATGGAGACGCCCGGGCACACCCCCGAGTCGATCAGCATCGTGGTCCACGAGCACGTCGACGACACCGTCCCCTACGGCGTCCTCACCGGCGACGCGCTGTTCATCGGTGACGTGGGCCGTCCCGACCTGCTGGCCTCCCTCGGCTCCACCGCCGACGAACTCGGTCGGATGCTCTACGACTCGGTGCAGCACAAGCTCATGGGACTCCACGACGACGTGCGGGTCTTCCCCGCACACGGCGCTGGCTCGGCGTGCGGCAAGAACCTGTCCACCGAGCGCTGGTCCACCATCGGCGAGCAGCGGCGCACCAACTACGCCTGCCGTCCGATGGACGAGTCGACCTTCCTCGCGCTGGTCACCGCCGGGCAGCCGGCCGCTCCCTCCTACTTCGCCTACGACGCGGTGCTCAACCGCAAGCAGCGCGGGGTCCTGGACACCGAGAAGATCGTGGTCGCCCTGTCGGCCGAGGACTTCCTGGCCCGACGGGCCTCCGGCGCGGTGGTCGTGGACTCCCGGGACCCGCAGGAGTACGCGGCGGGCCACCTGCGCGGCTCGATCAACGTGCCGGTGGACGGCCGGTTCGCCGAGACCGCGGGAAGCGTGCTGAAGCCGGGGACGCCGCTGCTCGTCGTCGCCCCCGAAGGGCAGGAGGCACAGACCCTCGTCCGGTTGGCCCGGGTGGGCTTCGACACCGCCGAGGGCTACCTGCCGGAACCGGAGAGCGTCTTCGTCACCGTTCCCGAGGAGATGGAGAACGCCTCCCGGAGGACCGCTGCCGCGCTGTCCGAGGACCTGCGCGGCGACGAACCACCGGTCGTGCTGGACGTGCGCAACCAGGGGGAGCGCGACCAGGGCGCCGTTCCCGGGTCGCTGCACATCCCGCTCGCGGAACTGCCCGCCCGACTGGGTGAGGTGCCCATCGGCCGTCCGATCGTGGTGCACTGCGCGGGCGGCTACCGCTCCAGCGTCGCGGCCAGTCTGCTGCGCGCCGAGGGCGTGCCGAACGTCTCCGACCTGCTCGGCGGCTACGCGGCCTTCGAGGCCCTGCACCAGACGGTCTGA
- a CDS encoding GlxA family transcriptional regulator produces MPNRRVLIVLFEGVQSLDVTGPLEVFTGADRYVAANRSGVRGYEVVTASLGGTPVRTSSGLRVAPDADLAHVPVPHTLVVPGGDGTRVPHSALVAWLRVHAHRAERLVSVCTGAFLLAEAGLLDGRRATTHWNHCASLAARFPRIRVDPDPIFVRDGRVTTSAGVTAGIDLSLALVEEDLGREAALTVARHLVVFLRRPGGQAQFSSQLQAQTARREPLRELQGWINDHPGADLSVEALAERAGLSPRQFARVFTAETGVTPGRYVDRIRLEAARRLLEDSTDGIARIARRCGYGTPEAMRRAFLRALDVSPAEYRRRFHPSTTETTERSDRADRRPALRPAHRA; encoded by the coding sequence ATGCCGAACCGCCGCGTACTCATCGTCCTCTTCGAGGGCGTGCAGAGTCTGGACGTCACCGGACCACTGGAGGTCTTCACCGGCGCCGACCGCTACGTGGCGGCGAACCGGAGCGGTGTCCGGGGCTACGAGGTGGTGACCGCCTCGCTCGGCGGCACCCCTGTTCGCACCTCCAGCGGGCTGCGGGTCGCTCCCGACGCCGACCTCGCCCACGTTCCCGTCCCGCACACACTCGTCGTTCCGGGAGGGGACGGCACCCGTGTGCCCCACTCCGCCCTCGTGGCGTGGCTCCGCGTGCACGCCCACCGGGCCGAGCGCCTGGTCTCGGTGTGCACCGGCGCGTTCCTGCTGGCGGAGGCGGGCCTGCTGGACGGCCGACGCGCCACCACCCACTGGAACCACTGCGCGAGCCTGGCCGCACGCTTCCCCCGGATCCGGGTGGATCCCGACCCGATCTTCGTGCGGGACGGCCGTGTGACCACCTCCGCGGGGGTGACCGCCGGCATCGACCTGTCGCTGGCGCTGGTGGAGGAGGATCTGGGCCGGGAGGCGGCCCTCACCGTCGCCCGCCACCTGGTGGTGTTCCTGCGCAGACCCGGCGGACAGGCCCAGTTCAGCAGCCAACTCCAGGCCCAGACCGCGCGGCGCGAACCGCTGCGCGAACTCCAGGGGTGGATCAACGACCACCCCGGCGCGGACCTGTCGGTGGAGGCGCTGGCCGAACGCGCCGGGCTGTCCCCGCGCCAGTTCGCCCGGGTGTTCACCGCCGAGACCGGGGTCACCCCCGGGCGGTACGTGGACCGGATCCGACTGGAGGCGGCCCGCCGTCTGCTGGAGGACAGCACCGACGGGATCGCGCGGATCGCGCGCCGCTGCGGCTACGGCACGCCGGAGGCGATGCGCCGCGCCTTCCTGCGCGCGCTCGACGTCTCACCCGCCGAGTACCGGCGACGGTTCCACCCGTCGACAACAGAAACAACGGAAAGGAGCGATCGTGCAGATCGCCGTCCTGCTCTTCGACCGGCTCACCGCGCTTGA
- a CDS encoding rhodanese-like domain-containing protein — protein sequence MDRLDAARAEVALVLDVREPGEFASGHVPGAANLPLERVAAEAHRFAGRPVCVICRSGQRSLHSAPLNRAGAQAVSVAGGTRDRLASGRAVTTG from the coding sequence GTGGACCGACTCGACGCCGCCCGCGCTGAGGTCGCCCTGGTGCTCGACGTGCGCGAGCCCGGAGAGTTCGCCTCCGGGCACGTGCCCGGAGCCGCGAACCTGCCACTGGAGCGGGTGGCCGCCGAGGCCCACCGGTTCGCCGGGCGCCCGGTCTGCGTGATCTGCCGGTCGGGGCAGCGCAGTCTGCACTCCGCCCCGCTGAACCGGGCCGGAGCGCAGGCGGTCTCGGTGGCCGGAGGAACCCGGGACCGGCTCGCCTCGGGGCGGGCCGTGACCACCGGCTGA
- a CDS encoding rhodanese-like domain-containing protein, with protein sequence MNGSHPATLAPEQVRELQERNPRVRLIDVRTPGEFAGAHIPGSYNVPLDLLREHRRELSAEHDDPVVLVCRSGMRADQARALVAGSGLERISVLRGGINEWERVGAPLNRGTGGRWAMERQVRLVAGSVVLTSVAASAVFGPLKWVAAGIGAGLALAAVTDTCMMARLLARLPYNRADSCDAPAMLTALTDAAPAARH encoded by the coding sequence GTGAACGGTTCCCATCCCGCGACCCTCGCCCCCGAGCAGGTCCGCGAACTCCAGGAACGCAATCCCCGCGTGCGGCTGATCGACGTGCGCACCCCCGGCGAGTTCGCCGGGGCGCACATCCCCGGCTCCTACAACGTGCCGCTCGACCTGTTGCGGGAGCACCGGCGCGAACTGAGTGCCGAACACGACGACCCCGTCGTGCTGGTGTGCCGTTCGGGAATGCGCGCCGACCAGGCGCGCGCACTCGTCGCGGGCAGCGGACTGGAGCGGATCAGCGTGCTGCGGGGCGGCATCAACGAGTGGGAGCGCGTGGGCGCTCCCCTGAACCGGGGCACCGGCGGGCGTTGGGCGATGGAACGTCAGGTGCGCCTGGTCGCCGGATCGGTCGTGCTCACCTCGGTCGCGGCCAGCGCCGTCTTCGGACCGCTCAAGTGGGTGGCCGCCGGCATCGGCGCGGGGCTGGCCCTCGCGGCCGTCACCGACACCTGCATGATGGCGCGCCTGCTGGCTCGGCTGCCCTACAACCGCGCCGACTCCTGTGACGCTCCGGCGATGCTGACCGCGCTCACCGACGCCGCACCGGCGGCACGCCACTGA
- a CDS encoding zf-HC2 domain-containing protein produces MRCIDCRTALSAEIDGEETSHSPEQVRAHLRECAECGVWLSAARGLHRLVGVTTLASARDEGERIGQRTHG; encoded by the coding sequence GTGAGGTGTATTGACTGTCGAACCGCTCTTTCCGCCGAAATCGACGGGGAGGAGACGAGCCACTCTCCCGAGCAGGTCCGCGCCCATCTGCGTGAGTGTGCGGAGTGCGGTGTCTGGCTTTCCGCCGCACGGGGGCTGCACCGGCTGGTCGGCGTCACCACACTGGCCTCCGCCCGGGATGAGGGCGAGCGGATCGGGCAGCGGACCCACGGCTAG
- a CDS encoding metal-sensitive transcriptional regulator: MEMKPELVGDALTRLRRAHGQLGGVIAMIESGEDCTAVLTQLAAVSRALDRAGFKIVASGLRHCEAARERGEEPPMSEQEWEKLFLALA; this comes from the coding sequence ATGGAGATGAAGCCCGAACTGGTCGGTGACGCTCTGACCAGGCTGCGTCGCGCACACGGACAACTGGGCGGCGTCATCGCGATGATCGAGTCCGGTGAGGACTGCACCGCGGTGCTGACCCAGCTCGCCGCGGTCTCCCGCGCACTGGACCGGGCCGGGTTCAAGATCGTGGCCAGTGGCCTGCGCCACTGCGAGGCAGCGCGTGAACGCGGCGAGGAGCCGCCGATGAGCGAGCAGGAGTGGGAGAAGCTCTTCCTCGCCCTGGCCTGA
- a CDS encoding SCO family protein, translating to MLVLAGCGPADSGASQQRGGFDYYLDLTETPMTAPDHEFRTMDGEPWSFTGVAEDRLTLLYFGYTSCPDVCPTTMADITDAMGRIGPDAERIDVVMVSTDPARDTAEQMRSWLTGFDPDFEGVTGPIDEVVQAAQAYGIPVEAPRESEGNYLVTHGERVAVLRPGGDAVGFFDPGTSGEQMSAVLPDLLTEQI from the coding sequence GTGCTCGTCCTCGCCGGGTGCGGCCCGGCCGACAGCGGGGCCAGCCAGCAGCGCGGCGGATTCGACTACTACCTCGACCTGACCGAAACCCCGATGACCGCGCCGGACCACGAGTTCCGCACCATGGACGGCGAACCGTGGTCGTTCACCGGAGTCGCCGAGGACCGGCTCACCCTTCTCTACTTCGGCTACACCAGTTGCCCCGACGTGTGCCCCACGACGATGGCCGACATCACCGACGCGATGGGCCGCATCGGCCCCGACGCCGAGCGGATCGACGTGGTCATGGTCAGCACCGATCCGGCCCGGGACACCGCCGAACAGATGCGCTCCTGGTTGACCGGCTTCGACCCCGACTTCGAGGGCGTGACCGGCCCCATCGACGAGGTCGTGCAGGCCGCCCAGGCGTACGGCATCCCGGTGGAGGCGCCCCGGGAGAGCGAGGGCAACTACCTCGTCACCCACGGCGAGCGGGTCGCGGTCCTGCGCCCCGGCGGCGACGCCGTCGGATTCTTCGACCCGGGCACCTCGGGCGAACAGATGAGCGCCGTCCTGCCCGACCTGCTCACCGAACAGATCTGA
- a CDS encoding DJ-1/PfpI family protein → MQIAVLLFDRLTALDAVGPYSVLSWLPGAEIVFVGERTGEVRSDTGRLGLHVDAVLDEVTAPDIVIVPGGHGQAALMDDGPVHEWLRAVDRTSTWTASVCTGSLLLAAAGLLTGRRATSHWLALDQLPAFGVTPTLERVVTDGKYVTSAGVSSGIDMALTLAARVADETTAQMIQLGIEYDPRPPYTAGSPETAPPAVVETLRGHRSLVLRGE, encoded by the coding sequence GTGCAGATCGCCGTCCTGCTCTTCGACCGGCTCACCGCGCTTGACGCCGTGGGGCCCTACAGTGTCCTCTCCTGGCTCCCCGGAGCGGAGATCGTCTTCGTCGGCGAACGCACCGGCGAGGTACGGAGCGACACCGGACGGCTCGGCCTGCACGTGGACGCGGTGCTCGACGAGGTCACCGCTCCCGACATCGTGATAGTGCCGGGCGGCCACGGCCAGGCCGCGCTCATGGACGACGGTCCGGTGCACGAGTGGCTGCGTGCTGTCGACCGCACCAGCACCTGGACCGCGTCGGTGTGCACCGGATCGCTGCTCCTGGCCGCCGCCGGACTGCTCACCGGGCGGCGCGCCACCTCGCACTGGCTGGCGCTGGACCAGCTTCCCGCGTTCGGTGTGACGCCGACGCTCGAACGCGTGGTCACCGACGGCAAATACGTGACCTCGGCGGGAGTCTCCTCCGGCATCGACATGGCGCTCACGCTGGCCGCCCGGGTCGCCGACGAGACCACCGCGCAGATGATCCAACTCGGCATCGAGTACGATCCGCGTCCTCCGTACACAGCGGGTTCGCCGGAGACCGCTCCGCCCGCCGTCGTCGAGACCCTCCGCGGCCACCGCTCCCTCGTCCTGCGGGGGGAGTGA
- the atzF gene encoding allophanate hydrolase, whose product MNVTTATTGAAESAEDRVRAAYARIGEVDRPEVWISLLDEEEALAAARRVDERTASGADLPLAGTVFAVKDNIDVAGFTTTAGHPGYAYGPKESAPAVARLLDAGAVVLGKTNLDQFATGLVGTRSPYGKVRDAHRPDRVSGGSSAGSGVAVALGVVDFALGTDTAGSGRVPAAFGGIVGIKPTVGLVPTTGVVPACRTLDCVTVFAAELGLARLVAGLMSGVDDSDLRSRPWPVQAPLGAPPRPRVGVPDPAELVGMAPGWVTAFEAAVKRLADTGVETVPFHVKPFLEAGRLLYEGAFVAERYAAVGAFVTSPEAAEDLDPSVAAIIGNARGLPAHQLASDTERLDRLRAEAREEMTGLDAVLLPTVGEHPTITEVERDPIGVNTRLGTYTNFCNLFDMAAIAVPAGETADGAKFGVTLAAPAFSDHVIADIAERFLPGAPGAVALPPSVVPLVVVGAHLSGQPLNGQLTALGARLLAPVRTAATYRLFALDTEPPKPGLVRVTEGGARIGAELWALPRAGLGALLAELPAPMALGRVVLEGGAEHVGFLCEPAAVAGARDITSFGGWRAFLAAEG is encoded by the coding sequence ATGAACGTGACCACAGCGACGACCGGCGCCGCGGAGTCGGCGGAGGACCGGGTACGGGCCGCGTACGCGCGCATCGGAGAGGTCGACCGCCCCGAGGTGTGGATCAGCCTGCTCGACGAGGAGGAGGCGCTGGCCGCGGCCCGACGGGTCGACGAGCGGACGGCCTCCGGGGCGGACCTTCCACTGGCGGGCACCGTCTTCGCGGTCAAGGACAACATCGACGTCGCGGGGTTCACGACGACGGCCGGACATCCGGGATACGCCTACGGCCCGAAGGAGAGCGCCCCCGCGGTGGCGCGACTGCTGGACGCGGGCGCGGTGGTCCTGGGCAAGACCAACCTGGACCAGTTCGCGACCGGTCTGGTGGGCACCCGCAGCCCCTACGGCAAGGTCCGCGACGCCCACCGGCCCGACCGGGTGTCGGGCGGCTCCAGCGCCGGGTCGGGTGTGGCCGTGGCGCTGGGAGTCGTGGACTTCGCGCTCGGCACGGACACGGCCGGGTCCGGCCGGGTGCCCGCGGCGTTCGGTGGGATCGTGGGGATCAAGCCCACGGTCGGCCTGGTGCCCACCACCGGAGTGGTCCCCGCCTGCCGGACGCTGGACTGTGTGACGGTGTTCGCCGCCGAACTGGGCCTGGCGCGGCTGGTGGCGGGGTTGATGTCGGGGGTCGACGACAGTGACCTCCGCTCACGTCCCTGGCCGGTGCAGGCGCCGCTGGGCGCGCCGCCGAGACCCCGGGTGGGGGTGCCGGACCCGGCCGAGTTGGTCGGGATGGCTCCGGGCTGGGTGACGGCGTTCGAGGCGGCGGTCAAGCGGTTGGCCGACACCGGGGTCGAGACAGTGCCGTTTCACGTGAAACCCTTTCTCGAAGCGGGGCGGTTGCTGTACGAGGGTGCGTTCGTGGCCGAGCGGTACGCGGCGGTGGGTGCGTTCGTCACCAGCCCGGAGGCGGCCGAAGACCTTGACCCGTCGGTGGCGGCGATCATCGGCAACGCCAGGGGGCTGCCGGCACACCAACTGGCGTCGGACACCGAACGACTGGATCGGCTGCGTGCCGAAGCCCGTGAGGAGATGACGGGACTGGACGCTGTCCTGCTGCCGACGGTGGGCGAGCACCCGACGATCACCGAGGTCGAGAGAGACCCGATCGGGGTGAACACCCGGCTGGGCACCTACACCAACTTCTGCAACCTGTTCGACATGGCGGCGATCGCGGTCCCGGCGGGTGAGACGGCCGACGGCGCGAAGTTCGGGGTGACACTGGCGGCCCCGGCGTTCTCCGACCACGTCATCGCCGACATCGCGGAGCGGTTTCTCCCCGGAGCGCCCGGCGCGGTCGCGTTGCCCCCGTCGGTGGTGCCGCTCGTGGTGGTCGGCGCGCACCTGTCGGGGCAACCGTTGAACGGACAGTTGACCGCGCTGGGAGCGCGCCTGCTGGCTCCGGTGCGCACAGCCGCCACGTACCGGTTGTTCGCGTTGGACACCGAGCCGCCCAAACCGGGACTGGTGCGGGTGACCGAAGGCGGCGCGCGGATCGGGGCCGAACTGTGGGCGCTGCCCCGGGCGGGACTGGGGGCGCTGCTCGCGGAGTTGCCCGCGCCGATGGCCCTGGGGCGGGTGGTACTGGAGGGCGGCGCCGAACACGTGGGTTTCCTGTGCGAGCCGGCGGCGGTCGCGGGCGCCCGCGACATCACTTCCTTCGGAGGTTGGCGGGCCTTTCTCGCCGCAGAGGGATAG
- a CDS encoding DUF4352 domain-containing protein — translation MERTTFAAAVVGGTALAVGSLLSAGLHSLPGQDVTAVRSTSAITRSPSTTPDSAAPRFEEMPEPADFEGVTASTGDWRLRITEVRVDSDGVVTGDTGSGVHAPEGTAYHVFTLQVTNNGPEPRAFAPAGSTAASVDGRTFPHDPEAERAAADGGDPTPAHLAPGASTEVDVVFPVPSGAHLYEIAVTVEYGAVFANLEARD, via the coding sequence ATGGAGCGCACCACTTTCGCCGCTGCCGTTGTCGGGGGGACCGCTCTTGCCGTCGGTTCCCTCCTCTCCGCCGGACTCCACTCCCTTCCGGGACAGGACGTGACCGCGGTCCGGTCGACGTCCGCCATCACTCGGAGCCCGTCGACCACGCCCGACTCCGCCGCCCCGCGCTTCGAGGAGATGCCCGAACCCGCCGACTTCGAGGGGGTGACGGCCAGTACCGGGGACTGGCGACTGCGGATCACCGAGGTCCGCGTCGACAGCGACGGTGTCGTCACCGGCGACACGGGCAGCGGCGTCCACGCGCCCGAGGGAACGGCGTACCACGTCTTCACCCTTCAGGTCACCAACAACGGCCCCGAACCGCGCGCCTTCGCCCCCGCCGGTTCCACCGCCGCCAGCGTCGACGGTCGCACCTTCCCCCACGACCCCGAGGCCGAGCGAGCCGCGGCCGACGGCGGCGACCCGACTCCGGCCCACCTCGCTCCGGGCGCGTCCACCGAGGTCGACGTGGTCTTCCCGGTTCCCTCCGGCGCCCACCTGTACGAGATCGCGGTCACCGTGGAGTACGGGGCGGTGTTCGCCAATCTGGAGGCCCGAGACTGA
- a CDS encoding Dyp-type peroxidase has product MTGPEPTRTGNASRRRFLAGLGAAALTGAGAGMAAGEAVRPLLPDPGPATDPAAEERLRMAGQPADAAATPQPGITGRAPAFVHVLSFDLADTVRENTGTAREAAATVLRSWAELATRLHEDGPAEGTAATGLLPASLMVTVGLGGSLLQAIGAADRRPDALADLPEFSTDELRPRWCGGDLLLQIGAEDPMVLAAAADELVAASTRTTTVRWALRGFRHTAAAARNPDATPRNLMGQIDGTANPAQDHALFDRTVTAREARDPAHAWMDGGSYLVIRRIRMLLDEWRGLDVPARERVLGRRLDTGAPLGGRKETDPVVLTARDASGRPVIPEDAHVRLANPESNLGARMFRRGYSYDEGWRDDGVRDAGLLFMAWQGDPATGFVPVQRSLADRGDALNRYTRHEGSALFAVPAAARGRYPGQDLVEG; this is encoded by the coding sequence ATGACCGGACCGGAGCCGACCCGGACGGGGAACGCCTCCCGTCGGAGGTTCCTCGCGGGACTGGGCGCGGCGGCACTGACCGGTGCGGGAGCCGGCATGGCGGCGGGGGAAGCCGTCCGGCCCCTCCTGCCCGACCCCGGCCCCGCCACCGATCCCGCCGCCGAGGAACGGCTGCGCATGGCCGGTCAGCCGGCCGACGCCGCCGCCACACCCCAACCCGGAATCACCGGACGGGCTCCCGCGTTCGTCCACGTCCTCTCGTTCGACCTCGCCGACACGGTCCGGGAGAACACCGGCACCGCCCGCGAGGCCGCGGCCACCGTGCTGCGCTCCTGGGCCGAACTGGCGACCCGGTTGCACGAGGACGGACCCGCCGAGGGCACTGCCGCCACCGGCCTGCTTCCCGCCTCTCTCATGGTCACCGTCGGTCTCGGAGGCTCCCTCCTCCAGGCGATCGGCGCGGCGGACCGACGCCCGGACGCCCTCGCCGACCTGCCCGAGTTCTCCACCGACGAACTGCGTCCCCGGTGGTGCGGAGGAGACCTGCTGCTCCAGATCGGAGCCGAGGACCCCATGGTGCTGGCCGCGGCCGCCGACGAACTGGTGGCGGCGTCCACGCGGACCACGACGGTGCGCTGGGCGCTGCGCGGCTTCCGACACACCGCCGCGGCAGCCCGGAATCCGGACGCCACCCCGCGCAACCTCATGGGCCAGATCGACGGAACCGCCAACCCGGCCCAGGACCACGCCCTGTTCGACCGGACCGTGACCGCGCGGGAAGCCCGGGACCCCGCGCACGCGTGGATGGACGGCGGCAGCTATCTGGTCATACGGCGCATCCGGATGCTGCTGGACGAGTGGCGGGGACTGGACGTGCCCGCACGCGAACGGGTGCTCGGCCGCCGCCTCGACACGGGCGCACCCCTGGGCGGGCGGAAGGAGACCGACCCCGTCGTGCTGACCGCCCGCGACGCGAGCGGACGGCCGGTCATCCCCGAGGACGCGCACGTGCGGCTGGCCAACCCGGAGAGCAACCTGGGGGCGCGCATGTTCCGGCGCGGCTACAGCTACGACGAGGGATGGCGCGACGACGGCGTCCGTGACGCGGGACTGCTCTTCATGGCCTGGCAGGGCGACCCCGCCACCGGGTTCGTCCCGGTGCAGCGCAGCCTCGCCGACCGGGGCGACGCCCTCAACCGCTACACCCGGCACGAGGGCAGCGCCCTGTTCGCGGTCCCCGCCGCCGCGAGGGGCCGCTATCCGGGACAGGACCTGGTCGAGGGATAG
- a CDS encoding sulfite exporter TauE/SafE family protein: MALTAALFGVVIGLLLGLLGGGGSILAVPALVYGVGLPLAAAVPASLVVVGASSATGLLTRARTGLVRWRVALVFGLAGLPSAFGGSAVGRLLPDRWLMLGFAALMVVVAVRMLRPGPASDGVCRGGTGEVNWRACLPRSVLAGALVGFLTGLFGVGGGFVIVPALSMGLGLTAAEAVATSLAIIVLNSASGLAAHTQALAELDFLTVGVFAMSAMAAALAAGGLAARLPAALLRRGFAVLVLAVAAGAAAGALAAPELLL, from the coding sequence ATGGCACTCACGGCGGCGCTCTTCGGTGTGGTGATCGGACTGCTGCTCGGCCTGCTCGGCGGCGGTGGTTCGATCCTGGCGGTGCCCGCACTGGTCTACGGGGTGGGCCTGCCGCTGGCCGCGGCCGTTCCGGCCTCCCTGGTCGTGGTGGGCGCGTCGTCGGCGACCGGCCTGCTGACCAGGGCCCGCACCGGTCTGGTCCGCTGGCGGGTGGCGCTGGTCTTCGGACTGGCCGGGCTGCCCTCCGCGTTCGGCGGCAGCGCGGTGGGACGTCTACTCCCCGACCGTTGGCTGATGCTCGGCTTCGCGGCGCTCATGGTCGTGGTGGCCGTACGCATGCTGCGGCCGGGGCCCGCTTCGGACGGGGTCTGCCGCGGCGGGACCGGCGAGGTGAACTGGCGCGCGTGCCTGCCCCGGTCCGTGCTGGCGGGCGCCCTGGTGGGGTTCCTGACCGGGCTGTTCGGGGTCGGCGGCGGGTTTGTCATCGTTCCGGCGCTGAGCATGGGACTGGGGCTGACCGCTGCCGAGGCGGTGGCCACCTCGTTGGCGATCATCGTCCTCAACTCCGCCTCCGGGCTCGCCGCACACACCCAGGCCCTGGCCGAACTCGACTTCCTGACCGTGGGAGTCTTCGCGATGAGCGCGATGGCCGCGGCACTGGCCGCCGGAGGTCTGGCCGCGCGTCTGCCCGCCGCACTGCTGAGACGCGGTTTCGCCGTCCTCGTCCTCGCCGTCGCGGCGGGAGCGGCGGCGGGCGCCCTGGCAGCGCCCGAACTGCTCCTGTAA